CCGCTCGAGCGCGTTCTTGAGCTCCCGGACGTTGCCCGGCCAGGAATAGCCCTCCAACACCGCCAAGGCCCCGGGGTCGACCCCCTCCACCTGGCGCAGGCCCTCCCGGGCGAAAACCTCCAGGTAGTAATCGACCAGGGGCCCGATGTCTTCCCGGCGTTCGCGCAGGGGCGGAACGAAGAGTTCGAGGACCTTGAGGCGGTAGTAGAGGTCTTCGCGGAAATCCCCATCTTCGATCGCCCGGCCCAGGTCGCGGTTGGTGGCGGCGATCACGCGGACGTCGACGGGGATGTCCTCGTTCCCTCCCAGGCGCTGCAGGATCCGGGATTCGAGAATCCGCAGCAGCACGACCTGGCTCTTGGGGTCGAGTTCGGCGATCTCGTCGAGGAAAACGGTCCCTCCCTGGGCCAGTTCGAATTTGCCGATCTTGCGGCCGGCCGCCCCGGTGAAAGCGCCTTTCTCGTGACCGAAAAGCTCGCTCTGAAGGAGGGTTTCGGGAAAGGCGGCGCAGTTGACCGTAACCAGGGGGCGGTCCGCCCGGGGGCTGTTGAAATGAATGGCCCGGGCCACCACTTCTTTCCCGGTCCCGGTCTCGCCCCGGATGAGAACGGTGGCCGCGGTCGGCGCCGCCCGGCTGATGACGTCGAGTACCTGGTTCATGCGGGGACTGGCCGAAACCATTCCGAACTGGAGCTGCTGCTGGCGCCGGCGGAGGGTGGTGTTCTCCCGGACCAGGTCGTTTTCGCGGCGGGCGTTGGCCAGGGCCAGGGCGGCCTGATCGGCGATCGCCCGGACCAGGCGGAGGTCGGCTTCGGAAAAGGAGATAAAATCCCGGGTGAACCCGCGGGCGTCGAGATAGAGGATGCCCAGATCGTCTTCCTTCCAGGAGACCGGAACGCAGATGGCCGATCGGATATTGCCCAGGGAGATGCTGGTGGCGTTCTTGAACCGGTCGTCGGTGCTGGCGTTGGAGCAGAGGATCCCGCGGCGCCCCCGGGCCACCCTCCCCACGATGCTGCGGCTGATGAGCATGGCCCCTTCCTTCTCCCCCGCGATCCCGGCGGCGGCCCGGGGAACGAACTCCCCCTTCCCGGCGGGGACCAGGAAACAGGCCCGGGAGGCGCGCGTCACCTCCAAAAGCAGTTCGACCAGCTCGTCGACCAGCCGTTCGGGGTCGTGGATGGCGTTGACGATGGA
The window above is part of the bacterium genome. Proteins encoded here:
- a CDS encoding sigma 54-interacting transcriptional regulator — translated: MPYLTVVSAKDNARTFPIGTGSLTVGSDPGCDLVFPGLHLAPVHARICAEGGAYTVARAVSDAVVYLNYLPVTEKELAAGDEITLGRLCLRFEDSAEESAAAVRDMVKIVSEDSLATTVESELPSAEAEEPPESAAGRPAEFLEALYRVGSIVNAIHDPERLVDELVELLLEVTRASRACFLVPAGKGEFVPRAAAGIAGEKEGAMLISRSIVGRVARGRRGILCSNASTDDRFKNATSISLGNIRSAICVPVSWKEDDLGILYLDARGFTRDFISFSEADLRLVRAIADQAALALANARRENDLVRENTTLRRRQQQLQFGMVSASPRMNQVLDVISRAAPTAATVLIRGETGTGKEVVARAIHFNSPRADRPLVTVNCAAFPETLLQSELFGHEKGAFTGAAGRKIGKFELAQGGTVFLDEIAELDPKSQVVLLRILESRILQRLGGNEDIPVDVRVIAATNRDLGRAIEDGDFREDLYYRLKVLELFVPPLRERREDIGPLVDYYLEVFAREGLRQVEGVDPGALAVLEGYSWPGNVRELKNALERVLVLGSSSRVVESDLEFIGARGRQGDSSASASSPPGASIREMEKDHILQVLEECGGSRKAAAEKLGINRSTLHRKLKTYGIGESDR